CTGTCGCCTGGACAATAGTGGATAAATCCTCTTTCAAGTGGACGAAAGTCGAACCAATTCGATACAAGACCGATACAGAAGCTCACAGGACTTTCTGCCCCGACTGCGGCTCTTCATTGACGTATGAAGGAGTGGATCGCACCAACGAAATTGATATCACCACCGGTAGTCTGGACAATCCGGAAGACTTTCCGCCGACTAAAGATGCGTATTTGAA
The DNA window shown above is from Candidatus Neomarinimicrobiota bacterium and carries:
- a CDS encoding GFA family protein, giving the protein MSLTKTTGGCYCGKIQYEFTAEPRINANCHCNNCRRAIGAQSVAWTIVDKSSFKWTKVEPIRYKTDTEAHRTFCPDCGSSLTYEGVDRTNEIDITTGSLDNPEDFPPTKDAYLKYRLPWVETV